One genomic window of Mucilaginibacter sp. SJ includes the following:
- a CDS encoding low molecular weight protein-tyrosine-phosphatase, translating to MKILMVCLGNICRSPLAEGVMQHLADENGLGWDVDSAGTGRWHVGEAPDRRSIRAARNHGIDISKQICRQFKRTDFDEFDHIFVMDRNNLSDVLDMARNEEQAAKVKLLLGDKVVPDPYYDDNQFELVFELIENGCRDIIKDLR from the coding sequence ATGAAAATACTAATGGTATGCCTTGGCAATATCTGCCGTTCGCCCCTGGCAGAGGGGGTTATGCAGCACCTGGCAGATGAAAATGGACTCGGCTGGGATGTTGATTCGGCGGGTACCGGGAGATGGCATGTTGGCGAAGCGCCCGACAGACGTTCAATCCGCGCAGCACGGAACCATGGCATTGATATCAGCAAACAGATTTGCCGCCAGTTTAAGCGCACAGACTTTGACGAGTTCGACCATATTTTTGTGATGGACCGCAATAACCTGAGCGATGTGCTTGACATGGCCCGCAACGAAGAACAGGCTGCTAAAGTAAAGCTTCTGTTAGGTGATAAGGTTGTCCCCGATCCATATTATGACGATAACCAGTTTGAACTTGTTTTTGAGCTGATCGAAAACGGGTGTAGGGATATTATAAAGGATTTGAGGTAA